One Scleropages formosus chromosome 8, fSclFor1.1, whole genome shotgun sequence DNA window includes the following coding sequences:
- the prepl gene encoding prolyl endopeptidase-like isoform X1 translates to MPSPVLLRPLPRLLRPLRSSSGCSASAAQRLSHSVREHSRSLLQKYRSQEQYFKRKLKAAYGRFPEVSDHAVVQGRHHVYFEEGGNIYRKARGQSDQELEEVLIQSEDVVRGALQRVRLSPGERMLAATLKDPKSNMVRGLLVRLGDPPASPRVLLELSDMFSFEWASDDILLFTTMKELRCQTVHRLDLREMPLKSVPVYKEQDPEFFVEVSRTRDGTLLTLNCSSRSSSEVRLVESHMPLRCPRVVQPRLPGLVYHVEHSHRHLYILANTAPGQEYQLLRTHLSSPFMRSWVPVFTPAQGTGLKDMELCRDHCILAVRTPSGTLSLQVVPLANPTKAFALQLPPWACEFEARPSLGLDSDIFQFHLSSPVCPPSHCCYSLKEQQLFIQEDSTGVPLKEHYTTRLEAVSQQDGTLVPMTVLHTASWGNLQEAPLLLHVYGAYGLDLSMGFSPEKQVLLEEGWVLAYCHVRGGGERGLGWHQAGRLQQKHKGVEDLVACVQHLFKLGVSCPTLAALTAHSAGAILAGALCNQHPHLLRAVTLQAPFVDVLGTMQDPTLPLTIEDRGEWGDPLADSQQRDNIASYSPLQNIKPQRYPSMLITAYEGDRRIPLPGLMEYVEKLTSAVQAHGVEWPPSIILDLQPGEDHFGPEDLDTSLNEVSRQLAFLYRELGLFCGGHRQRHK, encoded by the exons ATGCCCTCCCCCGTTCTGCTGCGCCCCTTGCCAAGGCTGCTGCGGCCCCTCCGCTCGAGCTCCGGCTGCAGCGCGAGCGCG GCTCAGCGCCTCTCACATTCAGTTCGAGAACATTCTAGGTCCCTGTTGCAAAAGTACCGGAGTCAAGAGCAGTATTTCAAGAGGAAACTAAAAGCAGCCTACGGGAGATTTCCGGAGGTCTCGGATCACGCCGTG GTTCAAGGTCGACACCATGTGTACTTTGAAGAAGGAGGTAACATCTACAGAAAGGCCCGCGGACAGA gtgaccaGGAACTGGAAGAAGTGTTGATCCAAAGCGAGGATGTTGTCAGGGGGGCCCTGCAGCGGGTTCGCCTCTCCCCAGGGGAACGCATGCTAGCTGCCACCTTGAAGGACCCTAAAAGTAACATGGTCAGGGGCCTCCTGGTGAGGCTTGGAGACCCCCCTGCCTCCCCAAGAGTGCTGCTTGAGCTCAGTGACATGTTCAGTTTTG AATGGGCCTCTGACGACATCCTGCTCTTCACTACCATGAAGGAGCTCCGGTGTCAGACCGTCCACCGCCTGGATTTGAGGGAAATGCCGCTAAAAAGTGTCCCAGTGTacaaagagcaggaccctga GTTCTTTGTGGAGGTCAGCCgtacccgggatgggacgcttCTCACACTGAACTGCAGCAGTAGAAGCAGTTCAGAGGTACGTCTGGTTGAGAGTCACATGCCCCTGAGATGTCCTCGTGTGGTCCAGCCCCGCCTCCCTGGCCTGGTCTATCACGTGGAGCACTCCCACAGGCATCTGTACATCCTTGCCAACACCGCACCAGGGCAGGAGTATCAA TTGCTGAGAACCCACCTCTCCTCACCATTCATGAGGAGCTGGGTGCCTGTGTTTACCCCTGCTCAGGGGACAGGCCTGAAAGACATGGAGCTGTGCAGAGACCACTGTATCCTGGCGGTCCGTACTCCCAGTGGGACTCTAAGTCTACAGGTGGTGCCACTGGCCAACCCCACCAAGGCCTTTGCCCTGCAG TTGCCTCCATGGGCCTGTGAGTTTGAGGCCAGACCCAGTCTGGGACTGGACAGTGATATATTTCAGTTCCACCTGTCCTCTCCGGTCTGCCCCCCTTCGCACTGCTGCTACTCTctgaaggagcagcagctcttcaTACAGGAGGATAGCACTGGAGTTCCTCTCAAAGAACATTACACGACTCGGTTGGAAGCAGTGAGCCAG CAGGATGGCACACTGGTCCCCATGACAGTACTACACACAGCTTCCTGGGGAAATCTGCAGGAGGCACCACTCCTGCTGCATGTTTACGGGGCATATGGCTTGGATCTCAGCATGGGGTTCAGCCCTGAGAAGCAAGTGTTGCTTGAAGAAGGATGGGTCCTGGCCTACTGCCACGTTAG GGGTGGAGGGGAGCGGGGGCTGGGCTGGCACCAAGCAGGCCGCCTCCAGCAAAAGCATAAGGGAGTGGAGGACCTGGTGGCCTGTGTCCAGCATCTGTTCAAGTTGGGCGTGTCATGCCCCACGTTGGCTGCCCTGACTGCCCACAGCGCCGGAGCCATCCTCGCAGGAGCGCTGTGCAACCAGCATCCTCATTTGCTCCGTGCCGTCACCCTACAG GCTCCTTTTGTGGATGTCTTGGGCACTATGCAGGATCCCACCCTCCCCCTAACCATTGAGGACAGGGGGGAATGGGGGGACCCGCTCGCTGATTCTCAACAAAGAGACAACATTGCCTCCTACTCCCCCCTTCAAAACATTAAGCCGCAG CGGTACCCTTCGATGCTGATCACAGCCTACGAGGGCGATCGCAGGATTCCACTGCCAGGGCTGATGGAGTACGTCGAGAAACTGACCTCTGCTGTACAAGCACATG GAGTCGAATGGCCACCATCCATCATTCTGGACCTTCAGCCAGGAGAAGATCACTTTGGACCTGAGGATTTGGACACATCACTTAACGAG gtTTCCAGGCAACTAGCCTTCCTCTACAGAGAGTTGGGACTTTTCTGTGGGGgtcacagacagagacacaagTAG
- the prepl gene encoding prolyl endopeptidase-like isoform X3 codes for MPSPVLLRPLPRLLRPLRSSSGCSASAAQRLSHSVREHSRSLLQKYRSQEQYFKRKLKAAYGRFPEVSDHAVVQGRHHVYFEEGGNIYRKARGQSDQELEEVLIQSEDVVRGALQRVRLSPGERMLAATLKDPKSNMVRGLLVRLGDPPASPRVLLELSDMFSFEWASDDILLFTTMKELRCQTVHRLDLREMPLKSVPVYKEQDPEFFVEVSRTRDGTLLTLNCSSRSSSEVRLVESHMPLRCPRVVQPRLPGLVYHVEHSHRHLYILANTAPGQEYQLLRTHLSSPFMRSWVPVFTPAQGTGLKDMELCRDHCILAVRTPSGTLSLQVVPLANPTKAFALQDGTLVPMTVLHTASWGNLQEAPLLLHVYGAYGLDLSMGFSPEKQVLLEEGWVLAYCHVRGGGERGLGWHQAGRLQQKHKGVEDLVACVQHLFKLGVSCPTLAALTAHSAGAILAGALCNQHPHLLRAVTLQAPFVDVLGTMQDPTLPLTIEDRGEWGDPLADSQQRDNIASYSPLQNIKPQRYPSMLITAYEGDRRIPLPGLMEYVEKLTSAVQAHGVEWPPSIILDLQPGEDHFGPEDLDTSLNEVSRQLAFLYRELGLFCGGHRQRHK; via the exons ATGCCCTCCCCCGTTCTGCTGCGCCCCTTGCCAAGGCTGCTGCGGCCCCTCCGCTCGAGCTCCGGCTGCAGCGCGAGCGCG GCTCAGCGCCTCTCACATTCAGTTCGAGAACATTCTAGGTCCCTGTTGCAAAAGTACCGGAGTCAAGAGCAGTATTTCAAGAGGAAACTAAAAGCAGCCTACGGGAGATTTCCGGAGGTCTCGGATCACGCCGTG GTTCAAGGTCGACACCATGTGTACTTTGAAGAAGGAGGTAACATCTACAGAAAGGCCCGCGGACAGA gtgaccaGGAACTGGAAGAAGTGTTGATCCAAAGCGAGGATGTTGTCAGGGGGGCCCTGCAGCGGGTTCGCCTCTCCCCAGGGGAACGCATGCTAGCTGCCACCTTGAAGGACCCTAAAAGTAACATGGTCAGGGGCCTCCTGGTGAGGCTTGGAGACCCCCCTGCCTCCCCAAGAGTGCTGCTTGAGCTCAGTGACATGTTCAGTTTTG AATGGGCCTCTGACGACATCCTGCTCTTCACTACCATGAAGGAGCTCCGGTGTCAGACCGTCCACCGCCTGGATTTGAGGGAAATGCCGCTAAAAAGTGTCCCAGTGTacaaagagcaggaccctga GTTCTTTGTGGAGGTCAGCCgtacccgggatgggacgcttCTCACACTGAACTGCAGCAGTAGAAGCAGTTCAGAGGTACGTCTGGTTGAGAGTCACATGCCCCTGAGATGTCCTCGTGTGGTCCAGCCCCGCCTCCCTGGCCTGGTCTATCACGTGGAGCACTCCCACAGGCATCTGTACATCCTTGCCAACACCGCACCAGGGCAGGAGTATCAA TTGCTGAGAACCCACCTCTCCTCACCATTCATGAGGAGCTGGGTGCCTGTGTTTACCCCTGCTCAGGGGACAGGCCTGAAAGACATGGAGCTGTGCAGAGACCACTGTATCCTGGCGGTCCGTACTCCCAGTGGGACTCTAAGTCTACAGGTGGTGCCACTGGCCAACCCCACCAAGGCCTTTGCCCTGCAG GATGGCACACTGGTCCCCATGACAGTACTACACACAGCTTCCTGGGGAAATCTGCAGGAGGCACCACTCCTGCTGCATGTTTACGGGGCATATGGCTTGGATCTCAGCATGGGGTTCAGCCCTGAGAAGCAAGTGTTGCTTGAAGAAGGATGGGTCCTGGCCTACTGCCACGTTAG GGGTGGAGGGGAGCGGGGGCTGGGCTGGCACCAAGCAGGCCGCCTCCAGCAAAAGCATAAGGGAGTGGAGGACCTGGTGGCCTGTGTCCAGCATCTGTTCAAGTTGGGCGTGTCATGCCCCACGTTGGCTGCCCTGACTGCCCACAGCGCCGGAGCCATCCTCGCAGGAGCGCTGTGCAACCAGCATCCTCATTTGCTCCGTGCCGTCACCCTACAG GCTCCTTTTGTGGATGTCTTGGGCACTATGCAGGATCCCACCCTCCCCCTAACCATTGAGGACAGGGGGGAATGGGGGGACCCGCTCGCTGATTCTCAACAAAGAGACAACATTGCCTCCTACTCCCCCCTTCAAAACATTAAGCCGCAG CGGTACCCTTCGATGCTGATCACAGCCTACGAGGGCGATCGCAGGATTCCACTGCCAGGGCTGATGGAGTACGTCGAGAAACTGACCTCTGCTGTACAAGCACATG GAGTCGAATGGCCACCATCCATCATTCTGGACCTTCAGCCAGGAGAAGATCACTTTGGACCTGAGGATTTGGACACATCACTTAACGAG gtTTCCAGGCAACTAGCCTTCCTCTACAGAGAGTTGGGACTTTTCTGTGGGGgtcacagacagagacacaagTAG
- the prepl gene encoding prolyl endopeptidase-like isoform X2 produces the protein MPSPVLLRPLPRLLRPLRSSSGCSASAAQRLSHSVREHSRSLLQKYRSQEQYFKRKLKAAYGRFPEVSDHAVVQGRHHVYFEEGGNIYRKARGQSDQELEEVLIQSEDVVRGALQRVRLSPGERMLAATLKDPKSNMVRGLLVRLGDPPASPRVLLELSDMFSFEWASDDILLFTTMKELRCQTVHRLDLREMPLKSVPVYKEQDPEFFVEVSRTRDGTLLTLNCSSRSSSEVRLVESHMPLRCPRVVQPRLPGLVYHVEHSHRHLYILANTAPGQEYQLLRTHLSSPFMRSWVPVFTPAQGTGLKDMELCRDHCILAVRTPSGTLSLQVVPLANPTKAFALQLPPWACEFEARPSLGLDSDIFQFHLSSPVCPPSHCCYSLKEQQLFIQEDSTGVPLKEHYTTRLEAVSQDGTLVPMTVLHTASWGNLQEAPLLLHVYGAYGLDLSMGFSPEKQVLLEEGWVLAYCHVRGGGERGLGWHQAGRLQQKHKGVEDLVACVQHLFKLGVSCPTLAALTAHSAGAILAGALCNQHPHLLRAVTLQAPFVDVLGTMQDPTLPLTIEDRGEWGDPLADSQQRDNIASYSPLQNIKPQRYPSMLITAYEGDRRIPLPGLMEYVEKLTSAVQAHGVEWPPSIILDLQPGEDHFGPEDLDTSLNEVSRQLAFLYRELGLFCGGHRQRHK, from the exons ATGCCCTCCCCCGTTCTGCTGCGCCCCTTGCCAAGGCTGCTGCGGCCCCTCCGCTCGAGCTCCGGCTGCAGCGCGAGCGCG GCTCAGCGCCTCTCACATTCAGTTCGAGAACATTCTAGGTCCCTGTTGCAAAAGTACCGGAGTCAAGAGCAGTATTTCAAGAGGAAACTAAAAGCAGCCTACGGGAGATTTCCGGAGGTCTCGGATCACGCCGTG GTTCAAGGTCGACACCATGTGTACTTTGAAGAAGGAGGTAACATCTACAGAAAGGCCCGCGGACAGA gtgaccaGGAACTGGAAGAAGTGTTGATCCAAAGCGAGGATGTTGTCAGGGGGGCCCTGCAGCGGGTTCGCCTCTCCCCAGGGGAACGCATGCTAGCTGCCACCTTGAAGGACCCTAAAAGTAACATGGTCAGGGGCCTCCTGGTGAGGCTTGGAGACCCCCCTGCCTCCCCAAGAGTGCTGCTTGAGCTCAGTGACATGTTCAGTTTTG AATGGGCCTCTGACGACATCCTGCTCTTCACTACCATGAAGGAGCTCCGGTGTCAGACCGTCCACCGCCTGGATTTGAGGGAAATGCCGCTAAAAAGTGTCCCAGTGTacaaagagcaggaccctga GTTCTTTGTGGAGGTCAGCCgtacccgggatgggacgcttCTCACACTGAACTGCAGCAGTAGAAGCAGTTCAGAGGTACGTCTGGTTGAGAGTCACATGCCCCTGAGATGTCCTCGTGTGGTCCAGCCCCGCCTCCCTGGCCTGGTCTATCACGTGGAGCACTCCCACAGGCATCTGTACATCCTTGCCAACACCGCACCAGGGCAGGAGTATCAA TTGCTGAGAACCCACCTCTCCTCACCATTCATGAGGAGCTGGGTGCCTGTGTTTACCCCTGCTCAGGGGACAGGCCTGAAAGACATGGAGCTGTGCAGAGACCACTGTATCCTGGCGGTCCGTACTCCCAGTGGGACTCTAAGTCTACAGGTGGTGCCACTGGCCAACCCCACCAAGGCCTTTGCCCTGCAG TTGCCTCCATGGGCCTGTGAGTTTGAGGCCAGACCCAGTCTGGGACTGGACAGTGATATATTTCAGTTCCACCTGTCCTCTCCGGTCTGCCCCCCTTCGCACTGCTGCTACTCTctgaaggagcagcagctcttcaTACAGGAGGATAGCACTGGAGTTCCTCTCAAAGAACATTACACGACTCGGTTGGAAGCAGTGAGCCAG GATGGCACACTGGTCCCCATGACAGTACTACACACAGCTTCCTGGGGAAATCTGCAGGAGGCACCACTCCTGCTGCATGTTTACGGGGCATATGGCTTGGATCTCAGCATGGGGTTCAGCCCTGAGAAGCAAGTGTTGCTTGAAGAAGGATGGGTCCTGGCCTACTGCCACGTTAG GGGTGGAGGGGAGCGGGGGCTGGGCTGGCACCAAGCAGGCCGCCTCCAGCAAAAGCATAAGGGAGTGGAGGACCTGGTGGCCTGTGTCCAGCATCTGTTCAAGTTGGGCGTGTCATGCCCCACGTTGGCTGCCCTGACTGCCCACAGCGCCGGAGCCATCCTCGCAGGAGCGCTGTGCAACCAGCATCCTCATTTGCTCCGTGCCGTCACCCTACAG GCTCCTTTTGTGGATGTCTTGGGCACTATGCAGGATCCCACCCTCCCCCTAACCATTGAGGACAGGGGGGAATGGGGGGACCCGCTCGCTGATTCTCAACAAAGAGACAACATTGCCTCCTACTCCCCCCTTCAAAACATTAAGCCGCAG CGGTACCCTTCGATGCTGATCACAGCCTACGAGGGCGATCGCAGGATTCCACTGCCAGGGCTGATGGAGTACGTCGAGAAACTGACCTCTGCTGTACAAGCACATG GAGTCGAATGGCCACCATCCATCATTCTGGACCTTCAGCCAGGAGAAGATCACTTTGGACCTGAGGATTTGGACACATCACTTAACGAG gtTTCCAGGCAACTAGCCTTCCTCTACAGAGAGTTGGGACTTTTCTGTGGGGgtcacagacagagacacaagTAG